Below is a window of Dissulfuribacter thermophilus DNA.
CAGCTGGCATTGAAGAATATGTAAAGAATACTGAACTCATAGCAAATTTGGGGATGGGAAATTAAAAAGACATGTAAGTATTCAACCGTTGAAAACTAACATCTTTTATTTAAAAAAATAGTTCATTATTAATTTTACAATCATATCGGGATGGAGGCATTTTTTTATGAATTTTGCAAAAAAAACAATTGATATTCAACCAGTAATACTTGCAGGAGGAGTGGGGTCAAGGCTTTGGCCCTTATCAAGGGCTCTTTACCCAAAGCAGATAATGAATTTGACTGGTGATAAGAGTCTTTTTCAGCTCACCTGGGAAAGGTGCGTTGACACCTCTGACGGAATTTCTCCCTGGATTATAACAGGAATGGAACATAGATTCCTCATAAAAGAACAACTAGAAGGGACAATCAGTGAAGATCCTACTATAATCGTCGAACCATGTGGGAAAAACACTGCCCCTGCAGTAGCTGCAGCTGCCTTTTATGCCCAAAAACTTGGAAGAGACCCAGTACTCCTCGTATGTCCCTCTGATCACGTCATAAAAAGACCTTCTGTCTTTAAACAAATCGTACAAAACAAGGCCTTGGAGCTTGCTCAAGATGGGCTTTTAGTAACCATAGGCATAAAACCAACATCCCCTGAAACAGGCTATGGCTATATAAAAAAGGGAAGAGATTTTAAGGCAATAGAATTTATTGAAAAGCCAGACACCATAAACGCAGAAAAAATGGTATCTTCTGGAGACTACTTCTGGAACGCTGGAATTTTCGTCATGAAGGTCTCAACATTTTTAGACGAGCTTAAGCGACTTTCACCTCAAGTCTTCAAAGAAGTTGGCCAGTCTGTGGAAAGGGCAAAAAAGGACGGGGCTTTCCTATATCTAGATGAAGAAACCTTCACACGCTCTCCAGAAGATTCGATCGATTATGCTGTCATGGAAAAGACCGACAAAGTGGCTGTTGTGCCAGGAGATATGGGCTGGAGTGATGTAGGATCATGGAAGGCACTTTGGGAGATAGGCGAAAAGGATGAACATGGAAATGTAATCTTTGGTGACGTGATGGAAAATGGGTGCAAGGACTGTTATATTCTCTCTACTGGTAGGCTGATTTCAGCCATTGGACTCGAGGATATAATTATAGTTGAAACCAAAGATGCTGTATTGGTCGCCCCCAAAAAGAGGGCTCAGGACGTAAAGGCCATCGTAAGAGACCTAAAGGACAATGGCCGAAATGAAGCGATTATTCACAAAAAGGTCCATAGGCCATGGGGGACCTATGAGACAGTAGACATTGCGCCAAGATTTCAGGTTAAGAGGATTACTGTTAAGCCTGGGGCATCATTATCACTACAGATGCACCACCACAGGGCAGAACACTGGATTGTAGTCAAGGGAACTGCCAAAATTCAAAGGGGAAATGAAGTAATCCTACTCACAGAAAATCAGTCAACATACATACCAATTGGTGAAAAACACAGATTGGAAAATCCAGGCATTATCCCCCTAGAACTTGTTGAGGTCCAATCTGGTAGTTATTTAGGAGAAGACGACATTGTGCGATTTGATGACGACTATGGACGGACATAAACTCATACTAAAAAAAGGACGTGAGCGTTCTGTCAAAAAAAGACATCCATGGATCTTTTCCGGGGCAATTAAAGACCTAGAAGGTGGCCCTGGACTTGGTGATACCGTAAATGTGTTTGACTCATATGGAAACTTTTTGGCAAAGGCATTCTATTCCCCCAAGAGCGAAATAAGGGCGAGAATATGGACCTTTAAAGATGAACCAATTGATGAGCTTTTCTTCCAAAGGCGACTTGAATGCGCAATAAAAAGAAGAAAGGGCTTAATTGAGTCAACCAATGCTGTTAGACTTATCTACTCTGAATCTGATGGTCTGCCTGGCCTTATAGTTGACCAGTTTAATGATGTACTGGTCTGTCAATTTTTGAGTGCAGGCGTAGAGAAGTGGAAAGGGGAAATAGTTAAGGCATTAGTGGAGCTTGTCCATCCAAAATCCATTTTTGAACGCTCTGATGCAGGCCCACGCAAAAAGGAAGGCCTCCAGCTAAAAAAAGGATTACTCTATGGCGAGACTCCTCCAGACCTGATAGAAATCCACGAAAATGGCGCACGCTTCTTTGTAGATGTCAAACAAGGGCAAAAGACTGGATTTTACCTGGATCAAAGGGATAATAGATGGCTATTGTCAAAATTCTCCTTTGAGAAGGATGTCCTAAATTGTTTTTCTTACACGGGTGGTTTTTCTGTATTCTCACTTATAGGCGGGGCAAATTCGATTACAGATATTGAGATATCCAGAAACTCCTTGGATCTACTAAAAAAGAATCTTCAATTAAATGCCACTAATGTACCACTTCCTCCTCATGAAGCCATTAAAGGAGATGCGTTTAAGATCCTTAGGACATTCAGGGATAGTGCTAGGACATTTGATTGTATCGTCCTTGATCCCCCAAAATTCGCTGAATCCAAGGAAAATGTAAAGAGGGCATGCCGAGGTTACAAAGATATAAACCTTCTTGCCATGAAACTCTTAAGGCCCGGAGGAATACTTTTTACCTTCTCATGTTCTGGTCTTATAGATCATGATCTTTTTCAAAAGGTTATTGCCGGGGCTGCCATAGATTCAGGTAGAGATGTAAGGATAATCAAACGGCTTCAGCAGGGACCTGATCATCCAGTGCTCATGACTTTCCCTGAGGCATCTTACTTAAAGGGATTTGTTCTCAAGGTTGAATAACAAATGAATGGGATATTCCTATTCCTTATTGTCTCGTCAACCATCTTTGCGGCGTGGACGGGGAAGATGGAGGCCTTGACTCACGCCTCCTTTGAGGCAGCAAAGGGAGCAGTAGAACTTGCCATAGGCCTTGTTGGCGTCATGGCCTTGTGGCTTGGACTCATTAAGGTAGCAGAAGAGGCTGGACTCTTACATTCCATTTCGAGAAGGCTCTATCCAATTCTCAAAAGACTCTTTCCTGATGTCCCCAAGGACCATCCTGCCATGAGTGCCATGGTCATGAATATTGCGGCAAATATGCTGGGCCTTGGAAATGCAGCCACCCCTCTTGGAATTAAGGCCATGCAGGAACTCGAAAAACTCAATCCCCAAAAAGGGGTAGCAACTGATGCAATGTGCCTTTTTTTGGCTATAAATACCTCAAACGTTACACTCCTCCCATTGGGAATCATAGCAATAAGGGCCTCTGCAGGGGCCACAGATCCAGCAGGCGTTATCCTTCCAACGCTGTTTGCAACTAGTATTTCCACTCTTACCGCCATAACTGTTGCCAGTTTCATGAGAAAATTAAAGAGAAACGTTGTCAACACCGATTTTTCATCAAACAATTCAAAATCCCTTCTCTTGCCTGAAGCGGATCCGCTCCCCCCTATATCTTCTGGCCACAAGTTGATTGTATTCAGTGTTGTTACTGTCTTATTAGCATTAATAGTCCACAGGGTAATACAGGGACCAGTATTGCCGGCCCTAAAAGAGATATCGAGCTTCTGGCTAATACCTCTTCTAATGACAGGTATTTTGCTATTGGGATTTTCCCGTGGGATAAAAGTCTATGAGACCGCATGTGAAGGGGCAAAAGAAGGATTTAATGTGGCAATCAAGATCATCCCATTTCTAGTAATGATCCTGGTTGCCGTATCTATGTTCAGGAGTTCAGGGGCATTTGATGTCTTCGTAGCAACCATATCTCCACTAACAGACCTAATAGGATTTCCTCCTGAGGTACTCCCTGTTGCTCTTATAAGGCCGCTTTCTGGCTCAGGGGCCTTTGGACTCGCAAGCGAAATCATCGCCTCTTCCCCTAATAGCTTTGCGTCTTACCTCGCTTCAACTCTTCAGGGTTCAACAGAGACCACCTTTTATGTGCTCGCAGTCTATTTTGGCTCTGTGGGGATAAGAAAATATAGATATGCCCTGATACCGGCCCTGGCAGCAGACGTTGCTGGTGCCCTTGCCGCATTATTTATTTGCAAATTAACCTACTAGCCCCAATTATGAACTTCGCAATTCTACCGAATGGGCACATGAACATTTGGGATTAGAACATGCCATTAGCCACCGATTGCCCTCATAGCTCGCTCACAACCTGGTTCTTTATTTTGAGCAACAGGACCGAGTGGCTTATCGTAGACCACCTCTTTAAGAAATTTCGAAAGGGCCTCGATACTCATCCCCTCTCTGATCTTGGTCTTTAGGTCAACCTCATTGTCTGAAAAAAGGCACAATCTCAGCTTTCCGTCAGGAGTGAGACGAAGTCTATTGCAGGTATCACAGAAATGATGGCTCATAGGGCTAATAAAACCAATCAGCCCCTTTGCCCCCTTTATTCTAAAAAGCTTGGCAGGCCCATGCCATTTACCATTGGGAAACACCTCTTCTAAAGGGCCAAACTGTTCTTCAAGTCGCTTCTTTGCCGTATCAGTGGTTATAACCTCTCCTTCTTGCCATGAACACTTTGACCCAATAGGCATATACTCAATAAATCTCCACTCTAACACGTTTTCCATGGTGAGGCGGGCAAAATCAAACAGTTCATGGTCATTTATTCCCTTAATCAGGACGGTATTAATCTTTATGGGGAAAAAACCAAGTTCAATCACCCGTTCAATCCCGGCCAACACCCTGTGGAGCGCATCCTTACCAGAGACCTCTTTGAACCGTTCAGGCCGTAGGGTATCAAGGCTTATGTTTATATGGCGTACCCCTACATCATATAGACTATCGGCGTAATCAAGAAGTAGGACTCCGTTTGTAGTAATACACACTTCTTCAATACCTTGAATGCTATAGAGCTTTTTCGCGAGATCCACTATCCCTTTTCTCAAAAGGGGTTCTCCACCTGTAAGTCTAATCTTTTTCAACCCTAATCTAGAAAAGGCCCTGGCAACAAATTCAATCTCTTCCAAGGTCAAAAGCTCATTTGATGGGATCCATGAAAAATTTCTCTCTGGATTACAATATGTGCAAGCAAGATTACACCTGTCAGTAACGGAAATCCTTAAATACCTTATCTCTCTACCGTATCTGTCTTTCATATCCGTTTTATTTCAGCCCCCACTGACCTTAATTTTTCATCGAGTCCTTCATATCCCCTGTCCAGATGATGGATATCAAATACTGTTGTAGTTCCCTTTGCACCTAAGCCGGCGATCACAAGCGAGGCACTGGCCCTAAGATCAGTTGCAGTCAACGGGGCACCTGTAAGCTCATCTTTTCCTCGAATTATAGCACTCCTTTGTTCAACCCTTATATCCGCACCAAGTCGCCTCAGCTCATCTACGTGCCTAAATCTATTCTCAAATATTTGTTCTGTAATCACACTCAGTCCGCTAGAAAAGGCCATCATGGCTGTCATCTGTGCCTGAAGGTCAGTTGGGAATCCAGGATAGGGCATTGTGGTGACATCAACACTCTTGATACGTGTCCTTCTTCTCACCTCAATTGCATCCTTCTTCTGGTGTATTTCCAGCCCCGAGGCCGCCAGTTTTGATATTACGGCATCTAGGTGCGCAGGATTTGCATTTTTTAACTCAAGTCTTCCCCCTGCAATCCCTACTGCCATCATAAAGGTGCCAGCCTCTATCCGGTCAGGGATGATAGTCCAGGGTACAGGCCTAAGACTTTTAACTCCTTCCACCACTATAGTAGATGTGCCGAGGCCCTCTATTTTTGCCCCCATATTTTTTAGCATGGAGCCTAGGTCTACTACCTCTGGCTCCATGGCAGCGTTTTCGATAATTGTTTTCCCATGAGCCAGAGTGGCTGCCATGAGGATATTTTCAGTACCAGTAACAGAGGGAAAGTCTAAAAGTATTCGCGCACCCTTGAGCTTATGTACACTAACATCCACAAAACCTGATTCAATCTTCCATTGAGCCCCCAAGGCCTCAAGGCCAGCAAGGTGAAAGTTTACAGGACGAGCTCCGATCTCACAGCCTCCAGGAAGCGGCACCTTTGCCCTACCAAAACGAGCAAGAAGTGGTCCAAGGACCAAAAAAGAAGCGCGCATCTTTTGGACTAATTCAAAAGGGGCCTCAAATGAATTGATATGTGACGTATCGATATTTAGAGGTGGTGGTGGCTCAAGGACGCTTCCGTCAGTATCCCACTCCCATCTTGCCCCAAGGCTTTTTAGGAGTTCCAGCAATGTGAACACATCAGTAAGCCTTGGGCAATTACTGACTTCAAATTTTCCACTAGACAAAATGGTGGCACAAAGTACTGGAAGAGCGGCATTTTTGGCGCCACTTATCCTCAGACTTCCTTCTAGAGGATTTCCTCCTCTTATTTTTAGCCCGGAATATTCATTTTCCATCAAATTTACCGTGAAAATACCCCTTGGGATAATTCGCCTTAGCATTATGTACCAGGTGAATTATCCCACAAAGAATAACGCCCAGATGCGGGTAGCACCTCTTCTGTGAGACATGGTCTCACTTTTCGGACATGCTCCGCTTGGCCGACCTAGTCGGCATCCATGCCGACAAGGTCGGGGCATGCGTCCATACATGCCCCCTCACTCCCTGCGGGAGTTCGGGCCTTTTTCGCTCTGCATGTCCTGTTCGACCAAACCGTCCTACACAGGGAGGCGCTGCCCGCCTGGCTGGACACTACTCTCTGCTTTTTAAGCACTGCTTTTCATTATTTCGCTCCCTGTAAACACTCAACCCAAACTGTCATGACGAATGGCGAATAGCCATACTACAAGACACCACATTCTGCCAATTTATGATATAGTTTTAAGGAAGAAAGTAGAAGCCTGGCATTGCTGATACTGTTGCCTGCAGGCCTACGGGTAGAGCCTGGCATCAGGTCTACCCAACTAACCAGGAAACGGCAAATGCCGGCGCTCTACCGGCCAGATGGACTAAAGCGTTGCTACTGCATGGCTTCTCCCTTCTTCCTTCTACCTGTTACACCATTCGCCATGACAGTTTAAGTTTAAAATATAAAGTTTCAAGTTCCGGGTTCAACATCCTCGATCCCCGGAAGAGGCTTTTTCGTTTTCTCATTCCCAAGCAGGAGCTTGAGAGCGAATTGAGCTTTAAAACTTTTAAAAAGGTTTCCTTCAACTCAAAACTCAACACTCAACCCTCAAAACTTTTAAACAGGCATGGAAGTTGCCATACAGGATTTAGTTTCTATCTGGGTGCCTTACCCTTATGCCAAATGTACACAATAGGACTTGCTACAAACACAGAAGAATAGGTTCCCACAATCACACCGAGTAACAAGGCCAGGGCGAAGTCGTGGATTACTACCCCGCCAAAGAAGTATAGAGTACAGACTACAAGCAATGTGGTAATAGAAGTTATTATTGTTCGGGCCAACATCTCATTGACACTCTTATTTATTATTTGGGCAAAGTTAGCCTTACCCATTCGTTTTAAATTCTCTCTAATCCTATCAAACACTACTACTGTATCGGTGAGAGAGTAACCGGCAATGGTTAGGAGTGCTGTTACAATGAGAAGGGTAATCTCTTTGTCTAATATGTAGAATATACCAAGGACCGCCAGTACATCGTGAAATGTAGCCACAGCCGCTGCCACGCCAAAACTAACATTAAATCTAAATGCCAGATATCCTATGATACCAGCCAAAGATATGGCAATTGCAATTAGTGCCTTGCGCCTCAACTCATGGCTAACCTGCGATCCAATCTCTGTCTTGGATTCCATCTGAAAATGAATCTCTGGCATGGCCTTATTTAGGGCCTCAGTAACCCTTGTCTCAATATCGCCAACAGTGGAAACTGATCTCTTTACCCTAACAATCAAGATATTCTCCTTGGGGACTTCCTGAAGTGTGTATCCTTCAATGCCCGATTGCCCCAAGGCCTGCCTGATCTTATCCAGAGAAAAAGGTGCATCAGATCTATATTGGATCATACTTCCACCTGAGAAATCCACACCAAGATTGGCCATCCCCCTATTGATCTGAACAAAGGCAATGATACCAGCCAACACCAATACACCAGAAATGACAAATGCAATATTCCTTCTCTCTATAAAACGAATAGATGTGTCCTTCACAATCTGGAGGAATGTGAGATCCTTTAAAGCACCCTTTGCAAGCATCCAGTCATAGACAATACGAGTACCAAATATGGCGGTGAAAAGGTTTATTATAATACCTGCAGAAAGGGTTACGGCGAAACCCTTGATCGGGCCTGTACCGAATAAAAACAGGGCAAGGGCCGTAATAAGTGTTGTTACGTGGGCGTCCACTATTGTCCAAAAGGCCTTATCATACCCCCCGTCAATAAAGGCCTTTAAAGGCTTTCCAAGCGCCTTTTCCTCCCGCATTCTCTCAAATATAAGGACATTTGAGTCAACACCCATTCCTATAGTCAGGATGATACCTGCTATACCAGGAAGTGTGAGAGTGGCATGGAAAAGACTCAAGACAGCGAGGAGGAACAAAATGTTTAGGACCACTGCCACATCGGCTATGAACCCAGAGAGCCTATAGTAAATTATCATGAATATGAGGACTAGTGCGCCTCCTATAAGGCCTGCCATTAGGCCTTTTTGAATGGAATCGCGCCCAAGAGACGGCCCTACTGTGATATTTTGGATGATCTCAACAGGTGCGGGAAGCGCTCCTGCCCTCAACACTATGGCGAGATCTGCCGCCTCCTCATGGGTAAACGAGCCTGTTATCTGAGCATGTCCTCCAGCTATCTTCTCTCGAATGACTGGTGCTGACCGCACCACACCGTCAAGCACTATGGCAAGGCGTTTGCCCACATTTTCGCTAGTAATCTTTTCAAAAATCCTCGCCCCCCTGTCTGTCAACTCAAGGGCTACATAGGGTTCATTAAATGTGCCTCCAATCCTCACATGAGCTGTCTTAACAGCATCACCGCTCATGAGAGTCTTGTCCTTGAGGAGGATCGGCGCAGTCTTAGTGCGTCCGGTCCTGGAATCATATTCCTTCTTTATATATATCCTGTCCCCCCTGGGTATCAGACCCTTAAGGGCCTGATTAAGTGCCTTTGCATCATAATCTGCCTTCAACCTACCGTCTTCTATGGCACGCTTAATGAGGGTACCAAGGTCGACAGCAGCATCTTCGTCAACTAACTTAAATTCGAGCTGCGCGGTCTGTCCAATGAGTTTTATCGCCCTCTTGGGGTCCTTGATCCCTGGTAGCTGAACAACTATCTCCTGGGCCCCCTGTCTAACTATTACTGGTTCAGCAACTCCGAACTGATCGATCCTGTTTCTTATGATCTCGAGAGACTGTTCTACTGCGTGTTCCCTTATAAAGTCGGCCTCATCTTTGCGGAGTCTTATTTTTACTAAAGGAAATCTTTGAGTGGTATCTGTAGAGACGACTTCAAGATTTGGAAATTCTTCCTCAACAATGGACTTAATCTTTTCCAACGCGCTTTTATTTGGAACAGCAAAGACTACCTGATCTGGGTCTTTGCTCTCACGCTGAACAAGATTTATATGGCGCCTTTGTAGGGATTCCTTGAGGTCTCTGGCAGATATATTAAGGGCATTTCTCACTGCCTGGTCTACATCCACCCTTAAAACTAGATGCATACCCCCCTGGAGATCCAGTCCTAGCTTAAGACCCTGGGCATAGATATATTTTTTGAACCAATCAGGTGTATCTTTATAAAAAGACGGTATTACTAAAATCAAAGACAAGGCAAAGAGTGCTATCATGAGGACGAATTTCCAACGCAGGCTCTTTGGCATAAGCTCCTATCTCCTTTCCAAATCATGCCTTAGGGCATATTCTTGTGAATAGGCATTTTTAGTAGATAATCTAAAATGATGCAAGGAAATTCCAATAATTATATCAAAGTAACCTAGCAAAACAAATTGTATTTATATTTTTAATGTTGAGGAGAGTAAAAGTCCAGAAAGCGCGATACCCGACGCCAGGAAAAAGGCAGTGGAAAAGCTATTTGTAAAGTCTGAAAGTGCCCCGCCCACTGCAGGTCCAATTACCTGTCCAACTGCCATTATTAGTGTAACTATGGCAAAAAGACGGGCAGTATATGCTGGACCTGCAAAATCAGCTACAATGGCAGTCATAATACCTGGTATGCCCCATGCCGCAATACCATAACACAACACCGAAGCCCAAGGTAAT
It encodes the following:
- a CDS encoding mannose-1-phosphate guanylyltransferase/mannose-6-phosphate isomerase: MNFAKKTIDIQPVILAGGVGSRLWPLSRALYPKQIMNLTGDKSLFQLTWERCVDTSDGISPWIITGMEHRFLIKEQLEGTISEDPTIIVEPCGKNTAPAVAAAAFYAQKLGRDPVLLVCPSDHVIKRPSVFKQIVQNKALELAQDGLLVTIGIKPTSPETGYGYIKKGRDFKAIEFIEKPDTINAEKMVSSGDYFWNAGIFVMKVSTFLDELKRLSPQVFKEVGQSVERAKKDGAFLYLDEETFTRSPEDSIDYAVMEKTDKVAVVPGDMGWSDVGSWKALWEIGEKDEHGNVIFGDVMENGCKDCYILSTGRLISAIGLEDIIIVETKDAVLVAPKKRAQDVKAIVRDLKDNGRNEAIIHKKVHRPWGTYETVDIAPRFQVKRITVKPGASLSLQMHHHRAEHWIVVKGTAKIQRGNEVILLTENQSTYIPIGEKHRLENPGIIPLELVEVQSGSYLGEDDIVRFDDDYGRT
- a CDS encoding class I SAM-dependent rRNA methyltransferase, which encodes MDGHKLILKKGRERSVKKRHPWIFSGAIKDLEGGPGLGDTVNVFDSYGNFLAKAFYSPKSEIRARIWTFKDEPIDELFFQRRLECAIKRRKGLIESTNAVRLIYSESDGLPGLIVDQFNDVLVCQFLSAGVEKWKGEIVKALVELVHPKSIFERSDAGPRKKEGLQLKKGLLYGETPPDLIEIHENGARFFVDVKQGQKTGFYLDQRDNRWLLSKFSFEKDVLNCFSYTGGFSVFSLIGGANSITDIEISRNSLDLLKKNLQLNATNVPLPPHEAIKGDAFKILRTFRDSARTFDCIVLDPPKFAESKENVKRACRGYKDINLLAMKLLRPGGILFTFSCSGLIDHDLFQKVIAGAAIDSGRDVRIIKRLQQGPDHPVLMTFPEASYLKGFVLKVE
- a CDS encoding nucleoside recognition domain-containing protein; protein product: MNGIFLFLIVSSTIFAAWTGKMEALTHASFEAAKGAVELAIGLVGVMALWLGLIKVAEEAGLLHSISRRLYPILKRLFPDVPKDHPAMSAMVMNIAANMLGLGNAATPLGIKAMQELEKLNPQKGVATDAMCLFLAINTSNVTLLPLGIIAIRASAGATDPAGVILPTLFATSISTLTAITVASFMRKLKRNVVNTDFSSNNSKSLLLPEADPLPPISSGHKLIVFSVVTVLLALIVHRVIQGPVLPALKEISSFWLIPLLMTGILLLGFSRGIKVYETACEGAKEGFNVAIKIIPFLVMILVAVSMFRSSGAFDVFVATISPLTDLIGFPPEVLPVALIRPLSGSGAFGLASEIIASSPNSFASYLASTLQGSTETTFYVLAVYFGSVGIRKYRYALIPALAADVAGALAALFICKLTY
- the moaA gene encoding GTP 3',8-cyclase MoaA, whose product is MKDRYGREIRYLRISVTDRCNLACTYCNPERNFSWIPSNELLTLEEIEFVARAFSRLGLKKIRLTGGEPLLRKGIVDLAKKLYSIQGIEEVCITTNGVLLLDYADSLYDVGVRHINISLDTLRPERFKEVSGKDALHRVLAGIERVIELGFFPIKINTVLIKGINDHELFDFARLTMENVLEWRFIEYMPIGSKCSWQEGEVITTDTAKKRLEEQFGPLEEVFPNGKWHGPAKLFRIKGAKGLIGFISPMSHHFCDTCNRLRLTPDGKLRLCLFSDNEVDLKTKIREGMSIEALSKFLKEVVYDKPLGPVAQNKEPGCERAMRAIGG
- the murA gene encoding UDP-N-acetylglucosamine 1-carboxyvinyltransferase; translation: MENEYSGLKIRGGNPLEGSLRISGAKNAALPVLCATILSSGKFEVSNCPRLTDVFTLLELLKSLGARWEWDTDGSVLEPPPPLNIDTSHINSFEAPFELVQKMRASFLVLGPLLARFGRAKVPLPGGCEIGARPVNFHLAGLEALGAQWKIESGFVDVSVHKLKGARILLDFPSVTGTENILMAATLAHGKTIIENAAMEPEVVDLGSMLKNMGAKIEGLGTSTIVVEGVKSLRPVPWTIIPDRIEAGTFMMAVGIAGGRLELKNANPAHLDAVISKLAASGLEIHQKKDAIEVRRRTRIKSVDVTTMPYPGFPTDLQAQMTAMMAFSSGLSVITEQIFENRFRHVDELRRLGADIRVEQRSAIIRGKDELTGAPLTATDLRASASLVIAGLGAKGTTTVFDIHHLDRGYEGLDEKLRSVGAEIKRI
- a CDS encoding protein translocase subunit SecDF, which gives rise to MPKSLRWKFVLMIALFALSLILVIPSFYKDTPDWFKKYIYAQGLKLGLDLQGGMHLVLRVDVDQAVRNALNISARDLKESLQRRHINLVQRESKDPDQVVFAVPNKSALEKIKSIVEEEFPNLEVVSTDTTQRFPLVKIRLRKDEADFIREHAVEQSLEIIRNRIDQFGVAEPVIVRQGAQEIVVQLPGIKDPKRAIKLIGQTAQLEFKLVDEDAAVDLGTLIKRAIEDGRLKADYDAKALNQALKGLIPRGDRIYIKKEYDSRTGRTKTAPILLKDKTLMSGDAVKTAHVRIGGTFNEPYVALELTDRGARIFEKITSENVGKRLAIVLDGVVRSAPVIREKIAGGHAQITGSFTHEEAADLAIVLRAGALPAPVEIIQNITVGPSLGRDSIQKGLMAGLIGGALVLIFMIIYYRLSGFIADVAVVLNILFLLAVLSLFHATLTLPGIAGIILTIGMGVDSNVLIFERMREEKALGKPLKAFIDGGYDKAFWTIVDAHVTTLITALALFLFGTGPIKGFAVTLSAGIIINLFTAIFGTRIVYDWMLAKGALKDLTFLQIVKDTSIRFIERRNIAFVISGVLVLAGIIAFVQINRGMANLGVDFSGGSMIQYRSDAPFSLDKIRQALGQSGIEGYTLQEVPKENILIVRVKRSVSTVGDIETRVTEALNKAMPEIHFQMESKTEIGSQVSHELRRKALIAIAISLAGIIGYLAFRFNVSFGVAAAVATFHDVLAVLGIFYILDKEITLLIVTALLTIAGYSLTDTVVVFDRIRENLKRMGKANFAQIINKSVNEMLARTIITSITTLLVVCTLYFFGGVVIHDFALALLLGVIVGTYSSVFVASPIVYIWHKGKAPR